One Glutamicibacter halophytocola DNA segment encodes these proteins:
- a CDS encoding aspartate aminotransferase family protein — protein MNTPRGTDRQQAARDHLWMHMARHSGISQGAQVPIIARGEGHKIYDDSGREYFDGLAGLFVVNAGHGRAELAEAMAKQAEKLAFMPLWSYAHEPAIDLAERLASYAPGDLNRVFFTTGGGEAVESAFKLAKQHFKMKGKPGKTKVISRALAYHGTPQGALAITSLPDMKTPFEPLVPGTFRVPNTNFYRAPEMYAENEKDFGLWAAERIREAIEFEGPDTVAAVFLEPVQNSGGCFPPPPGYFDRVREICDEYDVLLVSDETICAFGRIGSMFACNDFGYVPDIITSAKALTSGYVPLGVMVVSDKLFEPFTKGDTTFYHGYTFGGHPVAAAVAMANLDIFEREGLNENVKNNADAFKSTLSKLKDLDIVGDVRGAGYFYGIELVKDKATKETFSDEESERLLRQYLSPALWEAGLYCRADDRGDPVIQLAPPITIGQPEFDQIESILRTVLKEAANKI, from the coding sequence ATGAACACACCACGTGGTACCGATCGACAGCAGGCCGCTCGCGATCACCTTTGGATGCACATGGCCCGGCATTCCGGGATCTCGCAAGGCGCGCAGGTTCCGATCATTGCGCGCGGCGAGGGGCACAAGATCTACGACGATTCCGGACGCGAGTACTTCGACGGACTGGCCGGGCTGTTTGTGGTCAACGCCGGCCACGGACGCGCCGAGCTGGCCGAAGCGATGGCGAAGCAGGCAGAGAAGCTGGCCTTCATGCCGCTGTGGTCCTACGCCCATGAACCAGCAATTGACCTGGCGGAGCGCCTGGCCAGCTACGCGCCGGGCGACCTGAACCGCGTCTTCTTCACCACCGGTGGAGGCGAAGCGGTGGAATCGGCCTTCAAGCTGGCCAAGCAGCACTTCAAGATGAAGGGCAAGCCCGGCAAGACCAAGGTCATCTCCCGGGCGCTGGCTTACCACGGCACCCCGCAGGGCGCCTTGGCCATCACCTCGCTGCCCGATATGAAGACCCCCTTCGAGCCGCTGGTGCCTGGCACCTTCCGCGTGCCGAACACCAACTTCTACCGCGCACCGGAAATGTATGCGGAGAACGAGAAGGACTTCGGGCTGTGGGCCGCCGAGCGCATCCGCGAGGCCATCGAATTCGAGGGCCCGGATACCGTGGCCGCCGTCTTCCTGGAGCCGGTGCAGAACTCCGGCGGCTGCTTCCCGCCGCCGCCGGGCTACTTCGACCGGGTCCGCGAAATCTGCGACGAATACGACGTGCTGCTGGTTTCCGACGAAACCATCTGCGCCTTCGGGCGCATCGGCTCGATGTTCGCCTGCAACGACTTCGGCTACGTGCCCGACATCATCACCTCGGCCAAGGCCCTGACCAGCGGCTACGTCCCGCTGGGCGTGATGGTCGTTTCCGACAAGCTCTTCGAGCCCTTCACCAAGGGCGACACCACTTTCTACCACGGCTATACCTTCGGCGGGCACCCGGTGGCGGCCGCGGTGGCGATGGCGAACCTGGATATCTTCGAGCGCGAAGGGCTCAACGAGAACGTCAAGAACAACGCCGACGCCTTCAAATCCACGCTGTCCAAGCTCAAGGATCTGGACATTGTGGGCGACGTGCGCGGGGCCGGCTACTTCTACGGGATCGAGCTGGTCAAGGACAAAGCCACCAAGGAAACCTTCAGCGACGAAGAGTCCGAGCGGCTGCTGCGCCAATACCTCTCCCCCGCCCTGTGGGAGGCCGGACTATATTGCCGAGCCGACGATCGCGGGGACCCGGTCATCCAGCTGGCGCCGCCGATCACCATCGGGCAGCCGGAATTCGACCAGATCGAATCCATCCTTCGCACGGTGCTGAAGGAAGCCGCCAACAAGATCTAG
- a CDS encoding HtaA domain-containing protein: MMGNGAPAGDPFQPHLEWGLKASFVGYISSLADGRIEASNGVWQAGNSLVFPASPATDVPDNEVWFNGHVSFSGHGGMMKLDLIEPRVENQDEAITLTIGTANGRVAIAELTETAVSRAFGLVKTRFSAVLTEDGSKLFNGQYPAGQQLEDLEIVLRG; encoded by the coding sequence ATGATGGGAAATGGTGCGCCAGCTGGCGATCCGTTCCAGCCGCATCTGGAATGGGGCCTGAAAGCCTCGTTCGTGGGTTATATTTCTTCCCTTGCTGACGGACGCATCGAAGCAAGCAATGGTGTCTGGCAAGCCGGCAACTCCTTGGTCTTCCCCGCATCCCCGGCAACTGATGTCCCGGATAATGAGGTGTGGTTCAACGGCCACGTGTCCTTCTCCGGACACGGAGGCATGATGAAGCTGGACCTGATAGAGCCTCGCGTGGAAAACCAGGATGAAGCCATCACGCTCACCATTGGTACGGCTAATGGTCGCGTTGCGATCGCTGAACTCACTGAAACTGCTGTCTCGCGCGCTTTCGGCTTGGTCAAGACCCGTTTCTCTGCTGTCCTCACCGAGGATGGCTCGAAGCTTTTCAACGGGCAGTATCCTGCAGGCCAGCAGCTCGAAGATCTGGAGATAGTGCTCCGCGGCTGA
- a CDS encoding aspartate aminotransferase family protein: protein MSEQAIAQVQITEEQIAAGRRAYELDREHVFHSWQAQGPFDPMTILKTEGSYVWDGEGNKLIDLSSQLVNTNIGHQHPKVIAAIVEQAGKLATIAPQHVNDARSEAARLIAKHTPGELDKIFFTNGGADAVEHAVRMARLHTGKHKVLSSYRSYHGGTHLAVNITGDPRRFASDHASDGVVRFFPAYPYRSYFNSATLEEETQRALKHLEDTILLEGPGTIAALILESIPGTAGIYLPPPGYLQGVRELTKKHGIVYIADEVMAGFGRSGEWFAVNHFGVVPDLLTFAKGVNSGYVPLGGVAISPQIFETFRERAYPGGLTYSGHPLACAAAAATITAMEDEGMVENAKRLGEEIIGPRLAQFAADHPSVGEVRGTGVFWAIELVKNRETREPLAAYGGSSPEMNQVIGAAKKAGLLPFANFNRLHVVPAMNIQDEVLIEALDRLEQALIVADSFVE from the coding sequence ATGAGCGAGCAAGCAATCGCACAGGTCCAGATCACCGAAGAGCAGATCGCCGCCGGGCGCCGCGCGTACGAGCTGGACCGCGAGCATGTGTTCCACTCCTGGCAGGCGCAGGGCCCCTTCGACCCGATGACCATCTTGAAGACCGAGGGGTCCTATGTGTGGGACGGCGAGGGCAACAAGCTGATCGACCTGTCCAGCCAGCTGGTCAATACCAATATCGGCCACCAGCACCCCAAGGTCATCGCGGCTATCGTCGAGCAGGCAGGCAAGCTGGCGACCATCGCGCCGCAGCATGTCAATGACGCGCGTTCCGAGGCGGCCCGGCTGATCGCCAAGCACACCCCGGGCGAGCTGGACAAGATCTTCTTCACCAATGGCGGGGCGGATGCGGTGGAGCATGCGGTGCGCATGGCCCGGCTGCACACCGGCAAGCACAAGGTGCTCTCGTCCTACCGCTCCTACCATGGCGGCACCCACCTGGCGGTGAATATCACCGGGGATCCGCGGCGCTTCGCCTCGGATCATGCCAGCGACGGGGTGGTGCGCTTCTTCCCTGCCTACCCCTACCGCTCCTACTTCAACTCGGCCACCTTGGAAGAGGAAACGCAGCGGGCGCTCAAGCACCTGGAGGACACGATTCTCCTGGAGGGACCGGGCACCATTGCCGCGCTCATCCTTGAGTCGATTCCGGGTACCGCCGGCATCTACCTGCCGCCTCCCGGATACCTCCAGGGCGTGCGCGAGCTGACCAAGAAGCACGGCATCGTGTATATCGCCGACGAGGTCATGGCCGGCTTCGGCCGCAGCGGCGAATGGTTCGCGGTGAACCACTTCGGCGTGGTCCCGGACCTGCTGACCTTCGCCAAGGGCGTGAACTCCGGCTACGTGCCGCTGGGCGGGGTGGCCATCAGCCCGCAGATCTTCGAGACCTTCCGGGAGAGGGCCTACCCTGGCGGGCTGACCTATTCGGGCCACCCGCTGGCTTGCGCCGCGGCCGCAGCCACCATCACCGCGATGGAGGACGAGGGCATGGTGGAGAACGCCAAGCGCTTGGGCGAGGAAATCATCGGGCCCCGCCTGGCACAGTTCGCCGCCGATCACCCGTCGGTGGGCGAGGTGCGCGGCACCGGGGTGTTCTGGGCCATCGAGCTGGTGAAGAACCGCGAGACCCGTGAGCCGCTGGCAGCCTATGGCGGCAGCAGCCCGGAGATGAACCAGGTGATTGGCGCCGCGAAGAAGGCCGGCTTGCTGCCGTTCGCCAACTTCAACCGGCTCCATGTGGTTCCGGCGATGAACATCCAGGACGAGGTGCTCATCGAAGCGCTGGATCGCCTGGAGCAAGCGCTGATCGTCGCTGACAGCTTCGTCGAATAA
- a CDS encoding CoA-acylating methylmalonate-semialdehyde dehydrogenase: MSTTLTDTLQHWINNAAYSANERTGNIYNPATGEITRTVQLASKATTEVAIAAAAEAFPKWRDTSLARRTAIMFNFRQLLAERKGELAAIITAEHGKVLDDALGEVARGLEVVELACNAPYLLKGEYSQNASTGVDVQSLRQPVGVSAIISPFNFPAMVPLWFFPVAIAAGNAVVLKPSEKDPTASIWLAQLFAEAGLPEGVLNVVHGDKESVDTLLTDPRVNSVSFVGSTPIAQYVYSTGTAHGKRVQAFGGAKNHMLVLPDADLDLAADMAVNAGFGAAGERCMAISVVVALESIADELVAKIAQRAKTLRVGEGTRGCDMGPLITGEHKAKVAGYIDAGIEAGAELVIDGRTGTVDADGEGFFLHPTLFDKVGTGMSIYTDEIFGPVLSVVRVESFNDGIDLINSSPYGNGTAIFTNDGGAARRFEDEIQVGMVGVNVPIPVPVGYHSFGGWKASLFGDQHAYGPEGFKFFTRNKVVTKRWLDPSHGGINLGFPQND; encoded by the coding sequence ATGAGCACCACGCTGACCGACACCCTGCAGCACTGGATCAACAACGCCGCCTACTCCGCCAACGAGCGCACCGGCAACATCTACAACCCGGCCACCGGCGAGATCACCCGCACCGTGCAGCTGGCCTCCAAGGCCACCACCGAGGTGGCCATTGCCGCGGCCGCCGAGGCCTTCCCGAAGTGGCGCGACACCTCGCTGGCCCGCCGCACCGCGATCATGTTCAACTTCCGCCAGCTGCTGGCCGAGCGCAAGGGCGAGCTGGCCGCCATCATCACCGCGGAGCACGGCAAGGTGCTCGACGACGCGCTGGGCGAGGTAGCCCGCGGCCTGGAAGTGGTGGAGCTGGCCTGCAACGCCCCGTACCTGCTCAAGGGCGAATACTCGCAGAACGCCTCGACCGGTGTTGACGTGCAGTCGCTGCGCCAGCCGGTCGGCGTCTCGGCCATCATCTCCCCCTTCAACTTCCCGGCCATGGTCCCGCTGTGGTTCTTCCCGGTGGCCATCGCCGCCGGCAACGCCGTGGTGCTCAAGCCATCGGAGAAGGACCCGACCGCATCGATCTGGCTGGCCCAGCTCTTCGCGGAGGCCGGCCTGCCCGAGGGCGTGCTGAATGTGGTGCACGGCGACAAGGAATCGGTGGACACCCTGCTGACCGACCCGCGGGTCAACTCGGTATCCTTCGTCGGCTCCACCCCGATCGCCCAGTATGTCTACTCCACCGGCACCGCCCACGGCAAGCGCGTCCAGGCCTTCGGCGGAGCGAAGAACCACATGCTGGTGCTGCCCGACGCCGACCTGGACCTGGCCGCCGACATGGCCGTGAACGCGGGCTTCGGGGCGGCCGGCGAGCGCTGCATGGCGATCTCCGTGGTGGTGGCGCTGGAATCCATCGCCGATGAACTGGTGGCCAAGATCGCCCAGCGCGCCAAGACGCTGCGCGTGGGCGAGGGAACCCGCGGCTGCGATATGGGCCCGCTGATCACCGGCGAGCACAAGGCCAAGGTGGCCGGCTACATCGACGCCGGAATCGAGGCCGGGGCAGAGCTGGTGATCGATGGCCGCACCGGCACCGTGGATGCCGACGGCGAGGGCTTCTTCCTGCACCCGACCCTCTTCGACAAGGTCGGCACCGGCATGTCCATCTACACCGATGAGATCTTCGGCCCGGTGCTCTCGGTGGTCCGCGTCGAGTCCTTCAACGACGGGATCGACCTGATCAACTCCTCGCCCTATGGCAATGGCACCGCGATCTTCACCAACGACGGTGGAGCGGCCCGCCGCTTCGAGGACGAGATCCAGGTGGGCATGGTCGGGGTGAACGTGCCGATCCCCGTCCCGGTGGGCTACCACTCCTTTGGCGGCTGGAAGGCCTCGCTGTTCGGCGACCAGCACGCCTACGGCCCGGAGGGCTTCAAATTCTTCACCCGCAACAAGGTGGTCACCAAGCGCTGGCTGGATCCCAGCCACGGTGGCATCAACCTCGGCTTCCCGCAGAACGACTAG
- a CDS encoding PucR family transcriptional regulator: MLTVNEVLQLPVVQAADPRILCADGLDSELRWVHVTESSENTELLLGRELVLTTLRNVSDVRGFITALRAAGAAAVIIEDTTGSDISAADLGLPVIVLRRRTRFVAITEVIHQLLVAQQLEAVQFSRTVHEIYTGLSLSEADEADIVARTAELLRAPVVLEDVRHRVLAHADAHLEDWINRSKFVGYLQHTGRATGAENWLQTPVGAARRRWGRLIVPAQLQDDDRAALVLERAGQALTIARLSGRDERELLYQTRTATLHELAAGHSYSEKELSIRTQALGLAPAAYYVPVVISTSAAASATETQLADRALLEELDQLADSMHLGILAGLRKPGYLSILLPVRARELIDSTLQGFTRRLAEQRAEPVAIGVGPEGTLGAAITGLEQAAQVAEIVPHLPTRAQPYYRFADLRLRGVLSAMGSDPRMRTFAHAELASLLNPVDEPALDLLELYLAHSGNKSALAKAGYLSRPTLYSRLAKLEAKLGVVLDSAESRASLQVALLWYRMHG; the protein is encoded by the coding sequence ATGCTGACGGTCAACGAGGTCCTGCAACTGCCGGTGGTCCAAGCCGCCGACCCCCGGATCCTCTGCGCCGACGGGCTGGACTCCGAACTGCGCTGGGTGCACGTGACCGAATCCAGCGAGAACACCGAGCTGCTCCTGGGGCGCGAACTGGTGCTCACCACCCTGCGCAACGTCAGCGACGTCCGGGGCTTCATCACCGCCCTGCGCGCCGCCGGCGCGGCCGCGGTCATCATCGAGGACACCACCGGCAGCGACATTTCCGCAGCGGACCTGGGCCTGCCGGTCATCGTGCTGCGCCGCCGCACCCGCTTCGTGGCGATCACCGAAGTCATCCACCAGCTGCTCGTGGCCCAGCAGCTCGAAGCCGTGCAATTCTCCCGCACCGTGCACGAAATCTACACCGGGCTTTCCCTGTCCGAGGCCGACGAGGCCGACATCGTCGCGCGCACCGCCGAGCTGCTGCGCGCCCCGGTGGTGCTCGAAGATGTCCGCCACCGGGTGCTTGCCCACGCCGACGCCCACCTGGAGGACTGGATCAACCGCTCCAAGTTCGTCGGCTACCTCCAGCACACCGGACGGGCGACCGGAGCGGAGAACTGGCTGCAAACCCCGGTGGGCGCGGCCCGCCGGCGCTGGGGCCGGCTGATCGTCCCGGCCCAATTGCAGGACGACGACCGGGCCGCCCTGGTCCTGGAACGCGCCGGCCAGGCCCTGACCATCGCCCGGCTTTCCGGACGCGACGAGCGCGAATTGCTCTACCAGACCCGCACCGCCACCTTGCACGAACTGGCCGCCGGGCACAGCTACAGCGAAAAGGAGCTGTCCATCCGCACCCAGGCCCTGGGCCTGGCCCCGGCCGCCTACTATGTCCCGGTGGTCATTTCCACCTCCGCCGCGGCCAGCGCCACCGAAACCCAGCTGGCCGACCGCGCCTTGCTCGAGGAGCTCGACCAGCTCGCCGATTCCATGCACCTGGGCATCCTCGCCGGCCTGCGCAAGCCCGGCTACCTCTCGATCCTGCTGCCGGTGCGCGCCCGCGAACTGATCGACTCCACCCTGCAGGGCTTCACCCGCCGGCTGGCCGAGCAGCGGGCCGAGCCGGTGGCCATCGGCGTGGGGCCCGAAGGCACCCTGGGCGCGGCGATTACCGGGCTGGAACAAGCCGCGCAGGTGGCGGAAATCGTGCCGCACCTGCCTACCCGCGCCCAGCCCTACTACCGCTTTGCCGACCTGCGCCTGCGCGGGGTGCTCTCGGCCATGGGCAGCGACCCCCGGATGCGCACCTTCGCCCACGCCGAGCTGGCCTCCTTGCTCAACCCCGTCGACGAACCTGCCCTGGACCTGCTCGAGCTCTACCTCGCGCACAGCGGAAACAAGTCCGCCCTGGCCAAGGCCGGCTACCTCTCGCGCCCCACGCTCTACTCCCGGCTGGCCAAGCTCGAAGCAAAGCTCGGCGTGGTGCTGGACTCCGCCGAATCCCGCGCCAGCCTGCAGGTCGCACTGCTCTGGTACCGCATGCACGGCTGA
- a CDS encoding ImmA/IrrE family metallo-endopeptidase, giving the protein MTLEPTRIRLARERAALSRSALAASLGICEQELAQAPERLGDELAAALGCTPRFFHLPAASGIDTERIFFRSPRRTSTAQKRAAAAAGRTGVELYRLITQNFALPATEVPDLTGYSPADAAVQLRLDWQLGCGALPDVLHLLESHGVRVLSLPPELEAVKTFSFWEDSQAYIFLASGSAKARRFALAHELGHLLLHSSLGAGSEQVAAAELEADQFAAQLLLPALSLQMRISDSLQIPQLLTLEAHFGVPATVILAHSRASGLLGEKAYCWLSQEIALEAPAPVQPVTSRVFSIVFPSLQLEHRASTSVIARELGLREQHIHELTFGQAFVVLAGQNEQEPGEIHRGHLRAL; this is encoded by the coding sequence ATGACTTTGGAACCGACCAGAATCAGGCTCGCACGCGAACGTGCAGCTTTGAGCCGGTCTGCCCTGGCCGCGTCACTGGGCATCTGCGAGCAGGAGCTGGCCCAGGCACCGGAGCGGCTGGGCGATGAATTGGCCGCCGCGCTCGGATGCACCCCGCGCTTCTTCCACCTGCCTGCCGCCAGCGGCATCGATACCGAACGCATCTTCTTCCGCAGCCCCCGGCGAACCAGCACCGCGCAGAAGCGGGCCGCTGCCGCCGCCGGCCGAACCGGCGTGGAGCTCTATCGCCTGATCACCCAGAATTTCGCCCTGCCAGCCACCGAAGTCCCGGACCTGACCGGATATTCGCCGGCCGATGCGGCCGTGCAACTGCGCCTGGACTGGCAGCTTGGCTGCGGCGCGCTGCCCGATGTGCTGCACCTGCTCGAATCCCACGGGGTCAGGGTGCTGAGCCTGCCCCCGGAACTCGAAGCGGTGAAGACCTTCAGCTTCTGGGAGGACTCCCAGGCCTACATCTTCCTGGCCTCCGGGTCCGCGAAGGCCAGGCGTTTTGCCCTCGCCCACGAACTGGGGCACCTGCTGCTGCATTCGTCCTTGGGCGCAGGCAGCGAACAGGTAGCGGCTGCGGAATTGGAAGCCGATCAGTTCGCCGCTCAGCTCCTGCTGCCGGCCTTGTCCCTGCAAATGCGGATTTCCGATTCCCTGCAGATCCCGCAGCTGCTGACCCTCGAAGCACATTTCGGCGTGCCGGCCACGGTGATCCTGGCCCATAGCCGGGCCAGCGGGTTGCTCGGCGAAAAGGCCTACTGCTGGCTATCCCAGGAGATCGCGCTCGAAGCGCCGGCACCGGTGCAGCCAGTGACCTCCCGCGTCTTCTCGATCGTCTTCCCTTCGCTGCAGCTGGAGCATCGAGCCAGCACCTCGGTGATCGCCCGCGAGCTGGGACTGCGCGAACAGCACATCCACGAGCTGACGTTCGGGCAGGCCTTTGTCGTGCTGGCTGGCCAGAACGAGCAAGAGCCCGGCGAGATCCATCGCGGGCACCTGCGCGCACTCTAG
- a CDS encoding FAD-binding oxidoreductase yields the protein MMISESNQQLLDAHPRASVDPDDRARASVDRSGFIPQSFADGVIFAQDVDDVVLTMKLAQEHGVKIVPRGAGTGLAAGSCAQAGEVVLDLSAMNQILSLDPVQGIAVVQPGVINAAVNQAALEHGLFYAPDPASTAICSIGGNIATNAGGMWCAKYGVTRESVLSLLVVLPDGQLLRTGRRTIKGVAGYDMNALMIGSEGTLGIVVEAMLRLRPKPKHTATLVAYFPDESSAALAASAVAAAGLTPSVLELMDGKTLGAVDAALGTDHHNRGGALLLAQTDGYGAHLEVQALQEAIGPLAGHSELAVDPQHADALLEARRQAIPSVEKLGTVSICDIGVPRNRLAEAIHGLQRIEAERAVSIFIIAHAADGNLHPIIIVPRGQSITSGAPKAALADMFHLAKDLGGTLTGEHGIGLLKQDWLAEELGETSLQLQRRLRAVFDPQGILNPGKAI from the coding sequence ATGATGATTTCAGAAAGCAACCAGCAGCTCTTGGACGCCCATCCCAGGGCTTCGGTTGATCCGGATGACCGGGCACGGGCCAGCGTGGATCGCTCGGGGTTCATCCCGCAAAGCTTCGCCGACGGGGTGATTTTCGCCCAGGACGTGGATGACGTTGTGCTCACCATGAAGCTGGCCCAGGAACACGGCGTGAAAATCGTCCCGCGCGGGGCAGGCACGGGCCTTGCGGCAGGTTCCTGCGCCCAGGCTGGCGAGGTGGTGCTGGACCTGTCGGCGATGAACCAGATCCTTTCGCTGGATCCCGTGCAAGGGATCGCGGTGGTCCAGCCCGGAGTTATTAACGCGGCAGTGAACCAGGCAGCCTTGGAGCACGGATTGTTCTATGCCCCGGACCCGGCCAGCACCGCTATTTGTTCCATCGGCGGCAACATTGCGACGAATGCCGGGGGCATGTGGTGCGCCAAGTACGGGGTGACCCGTGAATCGGTGCTCAGCTTGCTGGTGGTGCTGCCCGATGGGCAGCTGCTGCGCACCGGGCGGCGCACCATCAAGGGCGTGGCCGGCTATGACATGAATGCGCTGATGATTGGCTCGGAGGGAACCTTGGGCATTGTGGTCGAGGCGATGCTGCGGTTGCGCCCGAAGCCGAAGCACACTGCCACCCTGGTCGCCTACTTCCCCGATGAGTCGTCGGCGGCCTTGGCGGCTTCAGCGGTGGCAGCCGCCGGGCTGACACCATCGGTGCTGGAACTCATGGACGGCAAAACACTCGGCGCGGTGGATGCCGCTTTGGGAACCGATCACCACAACCGCGGTGGTGCGCTGCTGCTCGCCCAAACCGATGGCTACGGTGCGCACTTGGAAGTGCAGGCGTTGCAGGAGGCCATCGGGCCATTAGCCGGACACAGCGAATTGGCTGTAGACCCGCAGCATGCCGATGCTCTGCTCGAAGCCCGGCGCCAGGCCATCCCCAGCGTGGAAAAACTGGGTACGGTGTCGATCTGCGATATCGGAGTCCCACGCAATCGGCTAGCCGAGGCGATCCACGGGCTGCAGCGGATCGAAGCCGAACGCGCTGTATCGATTTTCATCATTGCCCACGCGGCCGATGGAAACCTCCATCCGATCATCATCGTTCCCCGCGGGCAGTCGATTACTTCAGGTGCCCCCAAGGCAGCCTTGGCGGACATGTTCCATCTGGCCAAGGATCTGGGCGGGACATTGACCGGCGAACACGGCATCGGCTTGCTCAAGCAGGACTGGCTTGCCGAAGAACTGGGAGAAACTTCGTTGCAGCTGCAGCGCCGGCTGCGTGCCGTCTTCGATCCGCAGGGAATCCTGAATCCTGGCAAGGCGATCTAG
- a CDS encoding HNH endonuclease — MSTATTQALADLATAARLITSATAALSDPGIAAGHAACFGILAEQLGAAQSRAQIHVAHAVRRSGAHKLDQPSLQAVAQAGADPSLSNLAAAEGQTTAGRTAFRSARSFLQDWLDIPRSAAHDRLIQADCLIGGVDEAGQPLAPWLEELAADFAEPAIDARLVAATALKLHSTRKDLPDGAAGAEQKQRLQSDARALIHSEPKSARKHIADMVAQVKAGKRPLKALLDEVGLFRRGTRRGLIEYILRVLPSQAAVIEAHFARTGNPATQAGDRQGLQEAEAAFTGDPGEGWDDEATKPDWAREGNTGPPGPDSGAGPDSEPAPDSEPALGANAEPDTEPEVEARPVEPAPAWEDLKPERRRLIGLMALLLKDHRASEDHQANDGTSARRAGLATAQVSIILDYEKMLSGAPRYAVSSSGLAFSPGELRAAMCNAGIFPVILNGQSLPLDLGRTQRLFTKAQGRAIRAAYRGCAYPGCAMPVERCELDHLDAWENGGCTDIHSASLCCPVHHVERHCGLFHAVKIPGCRPMVLLSPDLDPEQQLRINTYFMTPDEALAAEELAQRMTAQWRAGQLEMEIVDP, encoded by the coding sequence ATGAGCACAGCAACAACCCAGGCGCTGGCCGATCTGGCCACCGCGGCCCGGCTGATCACTTCAGCCACCGCTGCGCTCAGCGATCCCGGAATCGCTGCCGGCCACGCCGCCTGCTTCGGGATCCTGGCCGAGCAGCTGGGCGCAGCCCAATCCCGCGCGCAGATCCACGTCGCCCACGCCGTGCGGCGCAGCGGCGCCCACAAGCTCGACCAGCCCTCCCTGCAAGCCGTGGCCCAGGCCGGCGCCGATCCCAGCTTGTCCAACCTCGCCGCCGCCGAAGGCCAAACCACCGCCGGGCGCACCGCCTTCCGCTCGGCCCGTTCCTTCCTGCAGGACTGGTTGGATATTCCGCGCAGTGCCGCCCACGACCGGCTCATCCAAGCCGACTGCCTGATCGGCGGCGTGGACGAGGCCGGGCAGCCCCTCGCACCGTGGCTCGAAGAGCTGGCCGCGGACTTCGCCGAACCCGCCATCGATGCGCGCCTGGTGGCCGCCACCGCGCTGAAGCTGCACTCCACCCGCAAGGACCTGCCCGATGGCGCGGCCGGGGCCGAGCAAAAACAGCGCCTGCAGTCCGACGCCCGGGCGCTGATCCACAGCGAGCCCAAATCCGCGCGCAAGCACATCGCCGACATGGTCGCCCAGGTCAAAGCCGGCAAGCGCCCGCTCAAAGCGCTGCTGGACGAGGTCGGCCTCTTCCGCCGGGGCACCCGCCGCGGCTTGATCGAATACATCCTGCGCGTTCTGCCCTCCCAGGCCGCGGTGATCGAAGCGCACTTCGCCCGCACCGGCAACCCCGCCACGCAGGCCGGGGACCGCCAGGGATTGCAGGAAGCCGAAGCCGCATTCACCGGCGATCCGGGCGAGGGCTGGGACGATGAAGCCACCAAGCCCGACTGGGCCCGCGAAGGCAACACCGGCCCGCCCGGCCCGGATTCCGGCGCCGGCCCGGATTCCGAACCTGCACCGGATTCCGAACCTGCACTGGGCGCCAACGCGGAGCCCGACACCGAACCAGAAGTCGAAGCCAGGCCCGTTGAGCCCGCACCTGCATGGGAGGATCTGAAACCCGAACGGCGCCGGCTGATCGGCCTCATGGCGCTATTGCTCAAAGACCATCGAGCCAGTGAGGACCATCAAGCCAATGACGGGACAAGCGCCAGGCGTGCTGGCCTGGCCACCGCGCAAGTCAGCATTATTCTGGACTACGAGAAAATGCTCAGCGGAGCACCGCGCTATGCCGTGAGCTCCTCGGGGCTGGCGTTCTCGCCCGGTGAACTGCGCGCCGCCATGTGCAACGCCGGAATCTTTCCGGTCATCCTCAACGGCCAATCTCTGCCACTTGACCTGGGCCGAACCCAGCGCCTGTTCACCAAGGCGCAGGGCCGGGCGATCCGCGCCGCCTACCGCGGGTGCGCCTACCCGGGCTGCGCGATGCCCGTCGAACGCTGCGAACTGGACCATCTGGACGCTTGGGAGAACGGCGGATGCACCGACATCCATTCGGCGTCCCTGTGCTGCCCGGTTCATCACGTGGAACGGCACTGCGGGCTGTTCCACGCGGTGAAGATCCCCGGCTGCCGCCCCATGGTCCTGCTATCGCCGGATCTGGACCCGGAACAGCAATTGCGGATCAACACCTACTTCATGACTCCCGATGAGGCCTTGGCCGCCGAGGAGCTGGCGCAGCGCATGACCGCGCAATGGCGTGCAGGCCAGCTCGAAATGGAAATCGTCGACCCCTGA